In Candidatus Mycalebacterium zealandia, one DNA window encodes the following:
- the alaS gene encoding alanine--tRNA ligase, producing MTGNEIRETFLSYFEDKGHKRARSSPLIPAQDPTLLFTNAGMVQFKNVFLGLEQYPSPRAVSSQKCMRAGGKHNDLDNVGYTARHHTFFEMLGNFSFGDYFKPDAVRFAWDLMTEVFKLPKDKLWVTVYKDDDEAADIWSKEAVGLDGSRILRMGEESNFWSMGDVGPCGPCSEILIDQGAKAGCGKKTCAPGCDCDRYLELWNLVFMQYEKDESGKMTPLPRPSIDTGMGLERMAAVIQGAPSNYETDLLMPVISSVEELSEIKYKNGKGASDSGMRVVADHARAACFLVCDGVFPSNEGRGYVLRRIIRRAVRHGKNLGMSDPFLFKTLGAVSAAMGDAYPELSEKADYTAQVVRSEEERFFETVDRGLEILESEVRKLKKGGKLSGAAAFRLYDTYGFPLDLTQDVLRERGIGVDEKGFEKEMGKQKEQSRKSWKGDADKNSSATADYSALASEGFSTDFTGYGATEGEGKIVSVSEPDERGEVEIVTDSTPFYASSGGQIGDTGTIAGSGFSAKVVDTAKPVGGVICHRAVIENGGATAGDLVTLSVDKDLRRGSCAHHTATHILHSVLRDTLGTHVSQAGSLVAPDRLRFDFTHHSRVSADELEEIETAVNERIGCANEVVTQTDVPYDEALKSGAMAIFEEKYGDSVRVVSIGDYSIELCGGTHLENSAAAGMFKIVSQSASSAGVRRIEAVCASAALKRAVENEKTIARTAKILGAGSEEITARVEKLLKSNEDLQKQVGDARKSAFSGGMDEALSAAEDINGVRFVSLEVPDASAQELREMWDKIRAKIKSGTAVLCGERGGKAFVLVGVTKDLAGKIHAGNIVKEIAPLIGGKGGGKPELAQAGGGTPEGAGKAIEKCAEIIRSQNG from the coding sequence ATGACCGGAAACGAAATCAGGGAAACCTTCCTTTCATACTTTGAAGACAAAGGGCACAAGCGCGCGCGCAGTTCGCCGCTTATTCCCGCTCAAGATCCCACGCTTCTTTTCACGAACGCCGGAATGGTGCAGTTCAAAAATGTTTTCCTCGGTCTTGAACAATATCCCTCCCCGAGGGCGGTTTCATCGCAAAAATGCATGCGCGCGGGCGGCAAGCACAATGATTTGGACAATGTCGGATACACGGCGCGCCATCACACGTTTTTTGAAATGCTCGGCAATTTTTCCTTTGGCGACTACTTCAAACCCGATGCCGTGCGATTCGCGTGGGATTTGATGACGGAAGTTTTCAAACTTCCCAAAGACAAACTCTGGGTTACCGTCTATAAGGACGATGACGAAGCGGCGGATATCTGGAGCAAAGAGGCGGTGGGGCTGGACGGGTCGCGAATTCTGCGCATGGGAGAGGAAAGCAACTTCTGGTCAATGGGAGACGTGGGTCCGTGCGGGCCGTGTTCGGAAATTCTCATAGACCAGGGTGCGAAAGCCGGATGCGGAAAGAAAACCTGCGCTCCGGGCTGTGATTGCGACCGCTATCTTGAGCTGTGGAACCTTGTTTTTATGCAGTATGAAAAAGACGAAAGCGGCAAAATGACTCCGCTTCCGCGCCCCAGCATAGACACCGGAATGGGGCTTGAGCGTATGGCGGCGGTCATACAGGGCGCGCCGAGCAACTACGAAACCGACCTGCTGATGCCCGTGATTTCAAGTGTTGAAGAGTTGTCGGAAATAAAATACAAAAACGGCAAAGGTGCGTCCGACAGCGGAATGAGGGTTGTTGCCGACCACGCGCGCGCGGCGTGCTTTCTTGTTTGTGACGGCGTGTTTCCGTCGAATGAGGGAAGGGGCTATGTGCTCAGAAGGATTATCAGAAGAGCGGTTCGGCACGGCAAAAATCTCGGAATGAGCGATCCGTTTCTGTTCAAAACCCTCGGTGCGGTTTCGGCGGCGATGGGCGACGCCTATCCCGAACTTTCCGAAAAAGCTGACTACACGGCGCAGGTGGTGCGCAGTGAGGAAGAGAGGTTTTTTGAGACCGTTGACAGAGGGCTTGAAATTCTTGAGAGCGAGGTAAGGAAGCTCAAAAAAGGCGGCAAACTTTCGGGCGCGGCGGCTTTCAGACTTTATGACACATACGGATTTCCGCTTGATTTGACGCAGGACGTTTTGCGCGAGCGCGGAATCGGCGTTGACGAAAAAGGTTTTGAAAAGGAAATGGGCAAACAGAAAGAGCAGTCTCGCAAGTCATGGAAAGGAGACGCGGATAAAAACTCATCCGCCACGGCGGACTATTCCGCGCTGGCGTCCGAAGGATTTTCCACCGATTTTACGGGCTACGGAGCGACTGAGGGTGAAGGGAAAATTGTTTCCGTAAGTGAGCCGGACGAAAGGGGCGAAGTGGAAATTGTTACGGACTCAACGCCCTTTTACGCCAGTTCCGGCGGGCAGATTGGAGACACTGGCACGATAGCCGGAAGCGGTTTTTCAGCAAAGGTTGTTGACACCGCAAAACCGGTCGGCGGCGTTATATGTCACCGCGCCGTGATTGAGAACGGCGGCGCGACCGCCGGAGACCTTGTAACTCTTTCGGTTGATAAAGACCTGCGGCGCGGTTCCTGCGCCCACCATACCGCCACGCATATTCTGCACTCGGTTTTGCGCGACACGCTCGGCACGCATGTTTCTCAAGCCGGGTCTCTTGTGGCTCCCGACCGGTTGCGTTTTGATTTTACGCACCATTCGCGCGTAAGCGCGGACGAGCTTGAGGAGATTGAGACCGCCGTAAATGAGCGCATAGGGTGCGCCAATGAAGTTGTTACGCAGACAGATGTTCCGTATGACGAAGCGCTTAAAAGCGGGGCGATGGCGATTTTTGAGGAGAAATACGGCGACAGCGTGAGAGTGGTTTCAATCGGTGATTACAGCATTGAACTTTGCGGCGGAACGCATCTTGAAAACTCCGCGGCGGCGGGAATGTTCAAGATTGTTTCGCAGTCCGCTTCAAGCGCTGGAGTGCGGAGAATAGAAGCGGTTTGCGCGAGCGCCGCGCTCAAAAGAGCCGTTGAAAACGAAAAAACAATCGCGCGAACGGCAAAGATTCTGGGGGCGGGCTCGGAGGAAATAACCGCGAGGGTTGAGAAACTTCTCAAAAGCAACGAGGATCTTCAAAAGCAGGTGGGAGATGCAAGAAAGAGCGCTTTTTCGGGCGGAATGGACGAAGCGCTTTCCGCCGCCGAAGACATCAACGGCGTGCGTTTTGTGTCTCTTGAGGTTCCGGACGCGAGCGCGCAGGAGTTAAGGGAGATGTGGGATAAAATCCGCGCAAAAATTAAAAGCGGAACCGCGGTGCTCTGCGGAGAGCGGGGCGGAAAGGCGTTTGTTCTTGTCGGTGTTACGAAAGACCTCGCGGGCAAGATTCACGCGGGCAACATAGTAAAGGAAATCGCCCCGCTGATTGGCGGAAAAGGCGGCGGCAAGCCAGAACTTGCGCAAGCGGGCGGGGGAACACCCGAAGGCGCGGGCAAAGCGATTGAAAAGTGCGCGGAGATTATCAGGTCTCAAAACGGCTGA
- the rpmA gene encoding 50S ribosomal protein L27, which yields MSTKKGGGSSKNGRDSAGRRLGVKKFGGEVVKAGNIIVRQRGTLFHAGDNVGTGRDWTLFALSDGVVKFRKGKRKTVSVVPAQ from the coding sequence ATGTCCACAAAGAAAGGCGGCGGAAGTTCAAAAAACGGAAGAGATTCGGCGGGCAGGCGGCTCGGCGTCAAGAAGTTTGGCGGAGAGGTCGTTAAAGCCGGAAACATAATTGTCAGGCAGAGAGGGACTTTGTTCCATGCGGGCGACAACGTCGGCACGGGGCGCGACTGGACGCTTTTCGCGCTCAGCGACGGAGTTGTGAAGTTCCGCAAAGGCAAAAGGAAAACCGTTTCGGTTGTTCCCGCTCAGTAA
- the rplU gene encoding 50S ribosomal protein L21, with product MQAVIRTGNRQYLVKSGDVVEIEKIAGNPGDPVGFDDILMVSDGEGDAKVGSPVVKGAEVKGEIVNQKRGQKIIVFKFKRRKKYRRKAGHRQQYTSVRITNIRM from the coding sequence ATGCAAGCGGTAATAAGAACAGGAAACAGGCAATATCTCGTTAAGTCGGGCGATGTTGTTGAAATTGAAAAAATCGCGGGAAACCCCGGCGATCCGGTCGGTTTTGACGATATTTTGATGGTGTCTGACGGCGAAGGGGACGCGAAAGTCGGTTCTCCGGTTGTTAAGGGCGCGGAAGTGAAGGGCGAGATAGTCAATCAGAAAAGAGGACAGAAAATCATTGTCTTCAAATTCAAAAGACGCAAAAAATACAGACGCAAAGCCGGGCACCGGCAGCAATACACATCGGTTCGTATAACCAATATCAGAATGTAG
- a CDS encoding AAA family ATPase, whose amino-acid sequence MVATKNIKISVENYGPIAEAKDIELCPLTVFVGPSNTGKSYLAILIYALLRSSRLGNVTPVFSERIFRRRMNLFDISDKKPANELVEFLKKLSGKDMENFSFLGLPENLQNWVKTEVSQQIAQSFHDEISRCVGTSTGKDPLISDEFSLSYQDTKKTFKIGSLSKNPDIEINTPSSQQKSPKLSKFSGLSGLLGDQFPVEVIAREFIYSIHRLIDDHSNEIEPYYLPAARTGIMQSHQAIVGALLKRATLAGLEPVSVPTLTGILSDFLYEIILMDTSNPLNQNIASVAAKMEENILHGSIKVEKSGANQYPQFFYKQSGLEVPLVRSSSMVSELAAIVLFIKHTIDKGNLLIIEEPESHLHPAAQREIASTIVQLIRVGVKVLVTTHNDYFLEQISNHVRLSQIGESERNNRTALFEQEIAAYSFGDKNEKGTIVQRLAFDQESGLSPKDHERVSSDLYNETAEILERTLNEK is encoded by the coding sequence GTGGTGGCTACAAAGAACATAAAAATTTCCGTTGAAAACTACGGACCTATTGCGGAAGCAAAGGATATTGAACTGTGTCCGTTGACTGTTTTCGTGGGACCCAGCAATACTGGGAAATCATACCTTGCGATTCTTATTTACGCTTTGCTTCGGTCCTCACGCCTTGGAAATGTCACTCCAGTTTTCTCTGAAAGAATATTCAGGAGAAGAATGAATCTTTTTGACATTTCTGATAAAAAACCTGCAAACGAACTAGTTGAATTCTTAAAAAAATTATCAGGAAAAGACATGGAAAACTTCAGTTTTCTTGGTTTGCCTGAAAATTTACAAAACTGGGTAAAAACAGAAGTGTCGCAACAAATTGCCCAATCCTTCCATGACGAAATTTCTCGTTGTGTTGGAACTTCAACCGGAAAAGACCCTCTCATTAGTGATGAGTTCAGTCTCAGTTACCAAGATACGAAAAAGACTTTCAAAATAGGATCTTTAAGTAAAAATCCTGACATAGAAATAAACACGCCATCTTCCCAACAAAAAAGTCCAAAACTCTCAAAATTCTCAGGACTCTCAGGACTCTTGGGTGATCAATTCCCCGTTGAAGTAATAGCAAGAGAATTCATCTATAGCATTCATAGGTTGATTGATGACCACTCTAACGAAATAGAACCTTACTATCTACCAGCCGCAAGAACAGGAATTATGCAAAGCCATCAAGCAATAGTGGGAGCACTTTTAAAACGCGCTACCTTAGCAGGATTAGAACCAGTTTCGGTTCCTACACTTACTGGCATACTTTCTGATTTCTTATATGAAATTATTCTGATGGACACAAGCAACCCACTTAATCAAAATATAGCAAGTGTGGCGGCAAAAATGGAAGAAAATATACTGCACGGTTCTATTAAGGTTGAAAAATCTGGAGCAAATCAGTACCCGCAGTTTTTTTACAAGCAAAGTGGTCTTGAAGTCCCTTTAGTACGTTCTTCGTCAATGGTCTCCGAACTTGCCGCCATTGTTCTCTTCATTAAGCACACAATAGACAAAGGCAACCTGTTAATAATAGAGGAGCCGGAATCCCACCTCCACCCAGCAGCCCAGAGAGAAATCGCAAGTACTATTGTTCAATTAATAAGAGTCGGTGTGAAAGTACTAGTAACAACTCATAACGATTATTTTCTGGAACAAATTTCTAACCATGTCCGATTGTCACAAATTGGTGAGTCCGAACGTAATAACAGAACCGCGCTCTTTGAACAGGAAATTGCTGCCTACAGTTTTGGCGACAAAAATGAAAAGGGGACTATCGTCCAAAGGTTGGCTTTTGACCAAGAAAGTGGATTATCCCCGAAAGATCATGAAAGGGTTTCTTCAGATTTATACAACGAAACTGCGGAAATCCTCGAAAGAACACTGAATGAAAAATGA